The genomic window TGCAGCTGATAAGACTTCTGCTCTACTTTGATGAAACCTTTCTTTACATCCTCCAAGGCCTGTAAAATAGACAAATCAAATTAAAGAGGAGAGGGAAATAAATGTCGCACCGTTGcaccacaaacaacacacacttgGTGGAAGAAGTAGCAGACGGCAAGTTGGTTGTCATTGAGCAAGGTCTCCTCTTCGGTCGTGAAGAGCCACTTGCGCATGGTCAGGCAGGTTCCGGAAATGGCCGAGGTGTAGTTTTGCACGTACAGCTTGTGAGGGAACTCGTTGGGGGCAAGTTTACGCgctgaacaaaaaaaagagagagcatCTGAAGCAAGCCGACAAATTGAAAATGAGGTGGACGAATATGCctcaaaagaaaatcaaaacatgTCATGCATATTTTGGGGGGTCATattgacggtaaattcatgtatGTAATAAAAGGGTGCTCAGTTACTCACCGAAGTTGTGGTTGATGACCTCAAACAGTGCAAAGTAGCTAGCCGTTATTCTGTCCATCCCAAGTTTCATGACCAACGCCTGACAGACAGAAATCGGGGTCAAGGGTGTTCTAATATTTATGTgatgtaagattttttttcggTACCTGGTACACTTGGTCAGTGGTAGAATTTTTGCGAACCCGCACAGTGACTATGGTCTTATCGGGAACGGCTATTCTCAGGTCCACATCCCACATGCCGTTGTAATTCTAaattatgagaggaaaagtcGTGCTGCAGtgccacaaaacacacacacacccatttttCAGTCAATTCTTACTTCATCTGGCTCCGACAGGAACTCCTGCATGATGTCACTTTCGCCAATGACCCTCACAGAGCACACTGCAGACAGACGGAACAAGAAGTGGTAGgatggatcaataaatattattGTATCTTATTATTGACGCTCTCAACTTTCTCCCTCCATACCTCTTTCCAGATATTCTTCCAGGCCTCTGCGTCGCGAATCCAGCTGCTGTTCGGACAGAGTAAAAGGCCACTTCCCGGGTAGCTTGGGGAAGGTGAAGTTAGCAAACTCTCTTTTCAGGTTTTGGTGAAGAATCACAAACTCTCGGTAGCGTTTTGAGCACAGCTGCCTTCCCGCCATGTAGACATTATAAACCTGGGTGGAAGAGAGCAGGTCAAACACTCGTGGAACAAACCTTGGAGTACTCGTGATCTTCCGCTTGTGTACTCACCACAAACTTTTCCTGGTTGAGTTCAGTGTGTTTGTAGCTGGGCACGGAGATGGGGACGGCCTGCTTGTCGGAGTAATCGTAACAGGACAGGGACGAGACGTCGTCGCCGACATCCAAACAGTCGGCTTCCTGAGGCGGGACTGAGAGCACGGTCAATAGCAGCTCCCTCTCTCCGGCCCGGATGAGGTCCACCACCTGCTTGTGCGTGGCGCCTTCGACATTCACTCGGTTACTAATCAAAGGAAGAAAGACCATGAATGtcagctaccgtattttccgccctataaggcgcacctaaaaacctaaaattttctcaaaaaccaacagtgcgccttatagtccggtgcgccttatatatggaccaaattcctaaatttaaactggcccaaagcattgtgtcatgaaatcaatcataagtggcctgcggaagactatgaatcatgactcaaaaagactatggatcattattttatgattataaagtaatttattccgtctgaagttgaaataaaaaagataaaatggagaatgatttgatttggattaaaaatctgacatgatgcattaatggtgcgccttatagtctggtgcgccttatataaggataaagttttaaaatgggccattcattgaaggtgcgccttataggccggtgcgccttataggccggaaaatacggtaattcataTTATTTACATAAAATTTTGCCAAAGCCCTGTATTGATGTTATATCATTTCATTTAGCTGCTAACAGTTAGCCAGATGCTAAAATTAGCAACCTCTGCATTCTTTTCCGCTGGCTCCCAAGTCACTCACCAGGCGTGCCCCAACTTTTTAAAGTCATTGAAAGTCAAAGATAATgtcgtgaaaaaaaaagcacatttattttgatgactAGACATCTTAGTGCCACAAAAACATGGTTGAAggtaggaaacaaaaacagcagcCATAACTGAGTGGAGCATATGTTCATGCTAAAGTAGAAGCCGAACATAtgttttaaattaattaaaacaatTCCCAAAGGGGCCTGATGGTATTTTATATTGCTGAACAGCAGTGAAGGAAGATGCTGGATAGCAGAAGGCACATCCATTTGCAATAGTCAGCTAGAACACGGACAAACAGGAAATGCTTTCAGAGGAACTTGTGACTGACACCTGATCTAGTGTCAGCTGTTGTTATGTAATGCGGCATGGGTACGACAAATGAAGCCGGGATGTCGAATTAAGAGGCAGTGGTGACAAAAAAGTGGGAAGTGCAAAGCACCAACTTGGCACCATTTCAATTCGCCGCTTTTATGACTCCATAAGCACCTCATGCAGTGACTTTTGGTCCTGCAACTTCAGCACTTTCCACAGTGTCATCAAGTCGGTCGTTTTCTCGCGTTTCCAGGGAATGATTTATCTTTTCAATTGCCTCGGATCACCTGTTACGAGATTTTTTTGAGGGGATttcactttctctgcaaaactgGAGTTGCAAAAAGGCATATTTTGGTAGTCACATATCGATACCACTATTACTTTTGATATATAAAatttctcccaaaaaaaaagacctatTGAAAGAACTCAAGCATTGGGTAACACAAACATAGTGTACAAACAGTATACATAGAATAAAGGGAAAAGGTGCATAACTTGATACAAGTATACAAACTTTGGCAATAGGAAATGTCTGTCCATATTTTCAAATAATATAAGTAGATGAAAACCGTCCGTAGGGACAATGACAAAACCTGTCCACAAAATAACGGGGTCACCAAACTGCCAGGTTACAAAGCGGCATGCAGGAGCCAGCCAATGATTTGGCAACTTTGCCAGAGCAAAGCCAATCAGGGATAAGCGTTCCTGCCATTCTGCATACctttgacgcacacacacatacacagatgaTGCTCAAGTGGATGCTGCACACTCCTCACCATAGCAACAGAGCCTAACATCACCTCCCAATCACCACTGCACGGTGATTATAAGAAGACTAAGCAAGTCACAATTAAATGATGGTAATCGGACTCAAGTGGTTTTGGTGGTGATAGGTACCATAAAAAGCAAGTATGAATGGGGAATAAGGGGGTGAGATGGAACTTGTGTGACAGGAATGTATAATGACCCCTGGCACAAACAAGCCATTCACCAGCCCAGTCCAGCTTCAACACTGCCACTCGCTGTCTGTGGCATTGACTTTGTACACAAACAATAGGAGCACGCGTGTCCATAAGCACGAAAATCTACTTACACTTCCAGAATCCGGTCTCCTTTCGAAATACCGGCTCGGTCGGCGGCACCTCCCGGCAGGACGGCGCTGACGTGCTGCAGCGGGGCATACAGTTCTCCGTTAATACTCCGGAGTTGCCCTCCTTCACTAACTTGGCCCCGGACATTAAAACCATAGCCTGAATCTGACTTGACTATTCGGATGAGCCGTGGGCCCGACGTCACGGCGGTGCTGCGGTTCTGGAAGCCACCGAAATCACCGCCGGCGGCGTCCGGCGTGATGTCGCCGCTCCGGGTACCGTTACACG from Syngnathus typhle isolate RoL2023-S1 ecotype Sweden linkage group LG10, RoL_Styp_1.0, whole genome shotgun sequence includes these protein-coding regions:
- the snx27b gene encoding sorting nexin-27b isoform X5, with product MSDVEGHVFCPPLPHNSACNGTRSGDITPDAAGGDFGGFQNRSTAVTSGPRLIRIVKSDSGYGFNVRGQVSEGGQLRSINGELYAPLQHVSAVLPGGAADRAGISKGDRILEVNRVNVEGATHKQVVDLIRAGERELLLTVLSVPPQEADCLDVGDDVSSLSCYDYSDKQAVPISVPSYKHTELNQEKFVVYNVYMAGRQLCSKRYREFVILHQNLKREFANFTFPKLPGKWPFTLSEQQLDSRRRGLEEYLERVCSVRVIGESDIMQEFLSEPDENYNGMWDVDLRIAVPDKTIVTVRVRKNSTTDQVYQALVMKLGMDRITASYFALFEVINHNFARKLAPNEFPHKLYVQNYTSAISGTCLTMRKWLFTTEEETLLNDNQLAVCYFFHQALEDVKKGFIKVEQKSYQLQKVAEQQNMPMYLSLLRDCEGYNEILFPHCACDSRRKGHVVAAISIQHFKLHACTEDGTMENQTIAFEWSEMQRWDTDEEGMAFCFEYARGEKKPRWVKIFTPYFNYMHECFERVFCELKWTKEVEEESTDNDNKNVSHDAAEAPQRWRHPAREILTS
- the snx27b gene encoding sorting nexin-27b isoform X1; the protein is MSDVEGHVFCPPLPHNSACNGTRSGDITPDAAGGDFGGFQNRSTAVTSGPRLIRIVKSDSGYGFNVRGQVSEGGQLRSINGELYAPLQHVSAVLPGGAADRAGISKGDRILEVNRVNVEGATHKQVVDLIRAGERELLLTVLSVPPQEADCLDVGDDVSSLSCYDYSDKQAVPISVPSYKHTELNQEKFVVYNVYMAGRQLCSKRYREFVILHQNLKREFANFTFPKLPGKWPFTLSEQQLDSRRRGLEEYLERVCSVRVIGESDIMQEFLSEPDENYNGMWDVDLRIAVPDKTIVTVRVRKNSTTDQVYQALVMKLGMDRITASYFALFEVINHNFARKLAPNEFPHKLYVQNYTSAISGTCLTMRKWLFTTEEETLLNDNQLAVCYFFHQALEDVKKGFIKVEQKSYQLQKVAEQQNMPMYLSLLRDCEGYNEILFPHCACDSRRKGHVVAAISIQHFKLHACTEDGTMENQTIAFEWSEMQRWDTDEEGMAFCFEYARGEKKPRWVKIFTPYFNYMHECFERVFCELKWTKEVEEESTDNDNKNVSHDGMCGKNIFQLLRHRSDGDTQQEKSLPLDEAAESSALLSPALF
- the snx27b gene encoding sorting nexin-27b isoform X2, encoding MSDVEGHVFCPPLPHNSACNGTRSGDITPDAAGGDFGGFQNRSTAVTSGPRLIRIVKSDSGYGFNVRGQVSEGGQLRSINGELYAPLQHVSAVLPGGAADRAGISKGDRILEVNRVNVEGATHKQVVDLIRAGERELLLTVLSVPPQEADCLDVGDDVSSLSCYDYSDKQAVPISVPSYKHTELNQEKFVVYNVYMAGRQLCSKRYREFVILHQNLKREFANFTFPKLPGKWPFTLSEQQLDSRRRGLEEYLERVCSVRVIGESDIMQEFLSEPDENYNGMWDVDLRIAVPDKTIVTVRVRKNSTTDQVYQALVMKLGMDRITASYFALFEVINHNFARKLAPNEFPHKLYVQNYTSAISGTCLTMRKWLFTTEEETLLNDNQLAVCYFFHQALEDVKKGFIKVEQKSYQLQKVAEQQNMPMYLSLLRDCEGYNEILFPHCACDSRRKGHVVAAISIQHFKLHACTEDGTMENQTIAFEWSEMQRWDTDEEGMAFCFEYARGEKKPRWVKIFTPYFNYMHECFERVFCELKWTKEVEEESTDNDNKNVSHDGMCGKLLRHRSDGDTQQEKSLPLDEAAESSALLSPALF
- the snx27b gene encoding sorting nexin-27b isoform X3; this encodes MSDVEGHVFCPPLPHNSACNGTRSGDITPDAAGGDFGGFQNRSTAVTSGPRLIRIVKSDSGYGFNVRGQVSEGGQLRSINGELYAPLQHVSAVLPGGAADRAGISKGDRILEVNRVNVEGATHKQVVDLIRAGERELLLTVLSVPPQEADCLDVGDDVSSLSCYDYSDKQAVPISVPSYKHTELNQEKFVVYNVYMAGRQLCSKRYREFVILHQNLKREFANFTFPKLPGKWPFTLSEQQLDSRRRGLEEYLERVCSVRVIGESDIMQEFLSEPDENYNGMWDVDLRIAVPDKTIVTVRVRKNSTTDQVYQALVMKLGMDRITASYFALFEVINHNFARKLAPNEFPHKLYVQNYTSAISGTCLTMRKWLFTTEEETLLNDNQLAVCYFFHQALEDVKKGFIKVEQKSYQLQKVAEQQNMPMYLSLLRDCEGYNEILFPHCACDSRRKGHVVAAISIQHFKLHACTEDGTMENQTIAFEWSEMQRWDTDEEGMAFCFEYARGEKKPRWVKIFTPYFNYMHECFERVFCELKWTKEVEEESTDNDNKNVSHDVPSDFAEYFPAAEAPQRWRHPAREILTS
- the snx27b gene encoding sorting nexin-27b isoform X6 → MRDIQNCIDKFVDLFEEFSSEETDCLSREQFKALVTSEINSPDYEGKLELSDIDAVFAELDKNNDDQLDFQEFINCMGKMIKTQRKKAGRGRNKGRGGKKGKGRRGSGSCSGSDDEHGGGGKGGGGGGKGGGGGRGGKGGGGGGGPRLIRIVKSDSGYGFNVRGQVSEGGQLRSINGELYAPLQHVSAVLPGGAADRAGISKGDRILEVNRVNVEGATHKQVVDLIRAGERELLLTVLSVPPQEADCLDVGDDVSSLSCYDYSDKQAVPISVPSYKHTELNQEKFVVYNVYMAGRQLCSKRYREFVILHQNLKREFANFTFPKLPGKWPFTLSEQQLDSRRRGLEEYLERVCSVRVIGESDIMQEFLSEPDENYNGMWDVDLRIAVPDKTIVTVRVRKNSTTDQVYQALVMKLGMDRITASYFALFEVINHNFARKLAPNEFPHKLYVQNYTSAISGTCLTMRKWLFTTEEETLLNDNQLAVCYFFHQALEDVKKGFIKVEQKSYQLQKVAEQQNMPMYLSLLRDCEGYNEILFPHCACDSRRKGHVVAAISIQHFKLHACTEDGTMENQTIAFEWSEMQRWDTDEEGMAFCFEYARGEKKPRWVKIFTPYFNYMHECFERVFCELKWTKEVEEESTDNDNKNVSHDGMCGKNIFQLLRHRSDGDTQQEKSLPLDEAAESSALLSPALF
- the snx27b gene encoding sorting nexin-27b isoform X4, whose protein sequence is MSDVEGHVFCPPLPHNSACNGTRSGDITPDAAGGDFGGFQNRSTAVTSGPRLIRIVKSDSGYGFNVRGQVSEGGQLRSINGELYAPLQHVSAVLPGGAADRAGISKGDRILEVNRVNVEGATHKQVVDLIRAGERELLLTVLSVPPQEADCLDVGDDVSSLSCYDYSDKQAVPISVPSYKHTELNQEKFVVYNVYMAGRQLCSKRYREFVILHQNLKREFANFTFPKLPGKWPFTLSEQQLDSRRRGLEEYLERVCSVRVIGESDIMQEFLSEPDENYNGMWDVDLRIAVPDKTIVTVRVRKNSTTDQVYQALVMKLGMDRITASYFALFEVINHNFARKLAPNEFPHKLYVQNYTSAISGTCLTMRKWLFTTEEETLLNDNQLAVCYFFHQALEDVKKGFIKVEQKSYQLQKVAEQQNMPMYLSLLRDCEGYNEILFPHCACDSRRKGHVVAAISIQHFKLHACTEDGTMENQTIAFEWSEMQRWDTDEEGMAFCFEYARGEKKPRWVKIFTPYFNYMHECFERVFCELKWTKEVEEESTDNDNKNVSHDEYFPAAEAPQRWRHPAREILTS